The stretch of DNA AGATGATGTATCAATTGAAGGCATGAGAATCCTTTTGGCCGAAGATAATGAATTGAATATGGAAATTGCGGAATTCCTTCTGACAAATGCAGGAGCAGAAATTATAAGGGCTTCAAACGGTAAGGAGGCTGTTGAAGCATTTGCAAAATCAGGTGTTGGTGAAGTCAATGTAATTCTGATGGATATTATGATGCCAGTTATGGATGGCCTGGAAGCTACCAGAGAAATACGTACAATGAACAGAAGTGATGCATCTGCTGTTGTGATTATAGCTATGACCGCCAATGCTTTTACAGAAGATAAGACTAAAGCACTGAAGTCTGGAATGGACGATTATCTTACAAAACCACTGGAGTCAGAAAAACTGATTCGTGCCTTAAGTAGATATAAACACAATTAACAGTAACTTTCTTATTATCCTGATTCAGCCATAGAAACAGAGTGTGGTACGAAATATTATACGTAAATTTATAAAATGGAACAGTAATTCAGACAAAGAGGGGGCATATCAATTGGACAATGATATGCCCCTCTGTCGATGTTTGTTAACTGATGCATTTTGTTTATATATTCCCTTATTTTGTACATGGACTCTTTTATATGGAAGGTGTATAGTGAATGAAAACTATATGATAAAGATTATGGAGGCATAAGATTATGGCTGACTTGATAAATTTTGTTACGCTGTTGAATGGAAAATTTGATAATAAGGATCAATTTGAGAAAATAAGTAAGACAAATCCACAGTATCCATATGCAAAGCATATCAATACAATATGTAATTCCAGAATTGCAAATCTTCCAAATAGTTTCGAAGGCGTATTTATGATTGAAGAGAGCTATTATTCTGTACAGGGAACTACCCGCTCTTCTTCACATTTGTTTCTTTTCATGGAAGAAAGCAATTCAATAAAACTTATTTCTTATGAGATACCGGAAGGATATGATAAAAAGAATTTTACTTACAAAATGTTCAAAGGTGCCGACTATGATCAGCTAAAGTGTTCTGCAAAATTTACTCCTGCATTTTTCAGAAAATCAGGTGATATATGGGAAGGCGGAAGTGTAAGTATGTTTTCTCCCGTATTGAAATTTTCTCTGCATGAAAAGTTCACTGAAAATCAATTGGAAGTATCAGAGTCCATGGAAGTAAATGGGAAAAGAACTTTTGGCTATGATGAGCCGATTATTTACAAACGAATAAAATAGAACATTGACAGAGGATGCTCTGCCAAAAAGATTGATTTGTTAAGAAGAGCAGGATTACTAGAGAAAGAGGAATACGTATGAACATTGTTTTTTCATCTGATAAGAAAGAATATAATACTATTAAAAAAGGTACTGAAATACTGCTGGCTGAAAATGACGGTTTCAACCAAAATATAGAATTGTTTGTTAAATTTCAGGACAGACCAGAAATATTGATCAATAAAAGAAAAAACCAGATTCATATCATCTGTCGGGAAATATCTCATTATTACCGCGCACTTAATTATGCCATATATCATATGGAAGAGGATGAATTTCAATATCAAGAGCATGTCTGTTTTGAAAGAAACGGTCTTATGCTGGATTGTTCCAGAAATGCTGTATTTACAGTTGAAAAGGTGAAATTCCTGATCAGGACACTGGCAAAACTTGGAATGAATGTACTTATGCTTTATACAGAAGATACCTATGAAGTAGAGGGGCAGCCTTATTTTGGAGTCTATCGCGGAAAATACACCAAGGACGAAATAAAAGAGCTGGATGCTTACGCTTCCATGTTTGGGGTAGAGCTTGTTCCGTGTATTCAGACCCTGGCTCATCTGCACAATGCGCTGAAGTGGCCGGGAATGGATAAGATTCGTGATTCTGCGGACATTCTCCAGCCTGAAAAAGAGGAAACTTATCAGTTTATTGAAAAGCTGCTCAGCTCAGTAAAGGAGAATTTTTCTACCAACAGGGTACATCTTGGAATGGATGAGGCTGTCATGCTGGGACTTGGAAATTATCTAAAAGAAAATGGATATAAAAAAGGGTCACTGATAATCAGGGAACATTGTAACAGAGTCGTAGATATTTGCAGAAAATTAGAATTAAAGCCTATGATATGGAGTGACATGTACATTACAGCAAATTCTACAGGCGGATACTATGATCTGCCCGAAAACACGGACTGCTCCAAATGGGAAAAACCGAAAAAAGATCTAGGATTAGTATATTGGGACTATTATCATGCTGATACCAGAACCTATGAAAAAATGCTGGATATCCATGCGCAGTTTTCGGATAACGTTATTTTTGCAGGAGGATCTTGGATTTGGAACGGAATTTCCCCCAATTATTCTAAGACCTATGCGTGTACCAAAGCAGCTCTTTCTACTTGTAAAAAATACAATATAAAAGAGGTGCTCTGTACAGCATGGATGGATAATGGTGCAGAAACCCCGGTGGATGCTTTGCTTCCGGGACTTGTACTTTTTGCACACCTTGATTTTCACAGAGACTATGACGAAACAATCCTTAAGCAGGAGTTCAGGAACTGCACAGGCGGAGAATTTGATGATTTTATGGCACTTGACAATTTTGATTCCTTATTCTTAAATACGAAAGAGAATAAAGAGGCTCAAAATCCTTCAAAATATCTGTTATACCAGGATCCAATGTTAGGCATTTTTGATTATCATGTGAAAGAATCAGGTGTCAATACAAAATCTTACTACCAAAACATACAGAAATGTATGAAGGAATGTGCAAAAAAAACAGGAAAATATCAGCTTTTATTTTCATTTTATGAAAAACTGGCGGCGGTATTAGCTGATAAAGCCGATTTGGGCATGTGTATAAAATCAGCATATGACAGATCGGACAGAGCAGCGTTGAAAGATATCAGTCAGAATGTTATTCCTGGAATCATCTGCAATCTGACAGATATGAAATCATCAAGAGAAAAAATCTGGATGAACGATGCAAAGCCATTTGGTTATGAGATCCTGGATATAAAAATCGGTGGCGTGATTACAAGACTTAAAAGTACAGGATACCGGATTGACAATTATCTGAATGGAAATGTGCTTCGTCTGGAAGAGCTGGAAGAGGAAAGACTTCCCTATTTTACCAAAGGAATGGACAAGCGGGAGAATTTATGGAATCGCATCATCAGTGGATGTGATTTGAATGATACGATCTGATAAAGGTAAATGAAAGAAATCATTTAAAAATATAAAAAAAGGAGATTCCGGAGTACTGACTTATCAGGGAAGCAGATATTTGGGATTCATAAAAGACTGATCATTTGCTCCCAAATGTTCTCATCAGCGTTATAAACGATCAGAAAATAACGATTTATACAGGAAACCAAAACTATTCTCACAGAATGGTTTTGGTTTCCTTTTTTGCTGTTACAAATCAGTTACAACTGCAATATAGAATTTAATGTATAATTAACCTGTGAAAAGATAGTTATAAAAACATGTGAGGTAATAATTATGAAGGCAAGAATTCTTGTGATAGAAGACGAAATGTCAATCAATGACCTGCTATGTATGAATTTGGAGATTGCAGGGTATGAAACAGTAGGATATCTGGATGGAAATGAGGCATATGAAGCAATTATTCAAGATCATGCGTTTCAGTGTGCACTTGTAGATATCATGCTTCCCGGAAGAGACGGATATAGCCTGTTACCGAAACTGAAGCAGTATGAAATCCCCGTAATATTTCTTACCGCAAAGGGAGATATCGCGAGCAAGATAAAGGGATTAAAAGACGGTGCAGAAGATTATATTGTAAAACCATTTGAAATGCTGGAAGTGATGGTCCGTCTTGAAAAGGTACTGGAACGTAATGGCACTGTACAAGAACAGATTCAAATTGGTGATGTTATCATTGATACGTCTAGTCGTACTGTTACAAAAATGGGCATGGAAATCTATTTAAAGCCAATGGAATATAACTGCCTCATGGTGTTCGCCAAAAACCCGAACAAAGCACTGACCAGGAATCAGATTCTGCAGGAACTGTGGAATGAAGAGTTCTGCGGAGAAACAAGAACTGTGGATGCACATGTGGGTCGTATCAGGAAAAAGCTTGGCTGGCAGGATAAGATTAAAACAATTCCCAGAATCGGTTACAGACTTGAGGTGGATTTATGAAACTCTTAATAAAGATCTTTGCTCAGACTACATGTATCATTCTGTTGGTGTCGTCAGGGATCTTTCTCTATACCACTTATTGTTGGAAAAATCAGAGTATACAGAATATCAACAGTTATGAAAGCAGTATATTCAGAACAAATATCTTACAGTTTGAAAATAAAACAAGCCTTTCTGACAATCAGAAACAGAATGCCGACAACGAAATGCGCCCCCAAATAGTTACTTATGCTTTTCGGCAGGTTTTTCATGACAGCGCGGTTTTATATCTTGATGGAAAAATGACCTATAATGGAACTGTTTATGAATTCGATGTAAAAAAGTTAAGAGAATTATGTGAAAGTAAGGCAAACATGGTGGATCATGGCAGCAACAGTGACGGTCATGGCCCTATGGTCAGTCAGATAAATGGAAGGACACTTTTGTTATTTTACTATGGCAATGTAAATATGGGATATCAGATTGTTACTTATAAAGATATAACAGATGTAATAGAAAAAAGTCATCTGCTGTTTTTTCAGACGGGTGGATTTACTTTATCTTTGATCGTGGTGATGGGAATTATCCTTTATTTGAGCCTTCGAAAAATCACAGCACCGCTTACAAGCCTAAGAGAAGCTACGCTTCTTGTTTCTGAAGGTATTTATGATTTTAAAGTACCGTCAGAGGGCAATACAGAACTTGCGCAGGTAGGTGCAACCTTTAATTTTATGACAGGTAAAATAAAAGAACAAATTGAAAGTCTTTCTAACATAAACCGGACACAAAAACAGCTTATTGGAAGTCTGGCTCATGAGCTGAAGACCCCAATGACTGCAATCATAGGCTATGCAGATACATTGCTTACTGTGCGCCTGACTCCGGAAAGGCAGGAGAAGGCTCTGATTTATATTGAAAATGAATGTCGCAGGCTTTCAAGACTTTCTATGAAAATGCTGGAATTAACCGGACTCTACGAAGCTTCGGAAGACTCATTCAATCCAGCTGAAATACAGGTGGATAACTTCCTGAAAGAAGTAAAAGAACTCATTGATTGCAGGCTTCAAGAAAAAAACATCTCTCTTGATGTATTTTGTGAACCAAAAAAATTGGTAAAGAAGTTTGATCAGGACTTAATGATAAGTGTAGTGACAAATCTAATTGATAATGCAGTCAAAGCTTCCAGGAAAGAATCTAAAATTGTGCTTGAGGCAACCCCAGACCATCTGATGGTTCAGGATTTTGGAAAGGGAATACCGAAAGAGGATCTGGAAATGGTGACGGAACCATTTTATATGGTAGACAAATCTCGTTCCAGGGCAAAAGGAAGTGTAGGGCTCGGTCTTTCTTTATGTCAGAAAATTATAGAACTGCACGATTTCCAACTGAAGATTGAAAGCAATCCGGGAAAAGGAACTACCGTCTCTGTTTTCTGGTAATCACACTAACGTTTACATATCAGTTACAAATCGCGAAAGATTTGGTGTAATGCTCGATGATATACTTATAACAACCTTAGAAAGGAGATATTACCAGAAATGAGAAAAAACATAAAAAAGTTTGCAGGAATAGTGCTTTGTATTGGAATGTTTACAGGATGCGCACAGACCCCGGATTCTTCTTTGGTAAAGCCGAAGGGGAGCAAGGCTGTAGATGCTTATACGGAAGCGGATGATGTTAGCGGTTCTAAAGGAGAAGCATCTGAAAGCAAGAACGATGACGGTTCAGAGTCAAAGACAACCATCAGGAATCTCATTGATGCTCCTCAAAATTATAAAAGCCATGTGGAAGATGACAGTGCCAAGCTCGTGGTAAATACAGATGCAAGCGTAGAAATTCCGGAAGTGGAAAAGATATCTGCTATTTCTGTCACTGCGGCAGAAGTTACCCAGGAGCTTCTAGACCGTATTACAAACGCATTCTTCTCAGAGGCAAAACTTTATACCATGGATAGTTATTATGTGAAGACAAAAGATGAAATTAAAAAAACTCTGGATGAACTAAAAGAAGACGTTGCAACCGGAAACCTGGATCCGTATAACTATGGAACAGATGATGATGGTAATTATGTCTATGATATCTATGAAGATATTGAGACATGGGAACAGGAATACGAAACTGCTCCGGAAAAGAAAACCCTGACAGAGGCAAAACCTGTTGCCGGAAATTTTTTCGATTGTATTGCACAGATGCCAGACGATTCACAATACTATTATATAACATCTTACACTGGCTCCGATACCTTGTCAGTCAAGATCAAGAAAGCAGCAAACAAGGGTGGGGAAAAAATACCGGAGGATGCAATGTGGTGTGATTACGGATATTCTGAAGAGAAAGAAAAACCCACAGAAGAATCTATAGGGCTGTCCCTGGATGAAGCAAAAAAACTTGTAAAGGAAAAAGTTGAAAAAATGGGCATCACAGATTTACAGTTTTCTAACTGGAATTACGCGGTGTGCAAAAGTTTTGAAGGCGATAATAGTTCAGGTAATTTTGGAAATGGATATAGAATTGACTATGCACGTACCATAAATGGTGTGCCGGTAACTCAGACAATTGCAGACGGTGGGGCATTGGAAGATATGGACAGCACAATGGAAACATGGTCTTATGAAAGTCTCTGTTTTTATGTCGATAAAGATGGCATAGAAAGCATGACTTATTCAAATCCCTACACAATTGGTAAAATAAAGACAGAGAATTTAAATCTTCTTTCATTCAGCGAGGTTATGAAAATTTATGAAAAAATGATGGTGGTAACAAACGCTGATAATATGCAATATGAAAATTCCAGGGTCTATAATATTGATCGGATCGTTCTTGGTTATGCCAGAATATATGAGCCGTCTACTGACGCACACACAGGTATTTTGATCCCCGTCTGGGATTTTTTCGGCAGCATGACTTCAGAAAGTGAATATAACGGAGAAACAGAATCAAATACCAGTAAAGATCCGAATGAAAGCTTCCTTACCATTAATGCCGTGGATGGCAGTATCATAGACCGGAATCTGGGTTACTGACATGAGACAGGTATTTGGAATTGTACGGTACAATTTCTTCGGATTTTTACGCAATCCCAAAGTTATTTTTATATTTCTGTTAGAATTTGTACTTAGTTTCCTGCTTACAGGCAGAATCATGGTTGTAATGGAAACCTACGATACACCGGTACAGGCCATTGAACCATTTATCTGGACATTTGGGGATGGGATAGCAGTACTGTCCAGTTCGCTGCTCTTGCTTCTTATGTTTTCTGACCTGCCAAAGATGACACCTATTACTCCATACCAGCTGACCCGGACAACAAAGAGGAAATGGCTTTTAGGTCAATTCATTTATGTTATTCTTGTAACTGTTTTATATACGGTTTTGATGCTGCTGTTTACGGCCGTGCTGTGTATGAAAAAGAGTTATCCAGGTAACCTGTGGAGCGAAACTGCGGCCATGCTTGGTTATTCAGAATTAGGAAAAAACCTACAGGTCCCTTCTACAGTAAGGGTCATGGAAAGTATCTCACCCTATGGCTGTATGCTGCAGGTTTTCTTCCTTCTGTTTTGTTATTCGCTGACCTTAAGCTTTGTAATCCTTGTAGGAAATCTCTATAAAGGGAAGACTAAGGGGATGATTTTTGGCCTTCTTTACAGTGTTTTTGGCTTTTTATTGGACCCGAAAGTACTGGCTGCAATTTTACATAAAGAAAAATACGAAATGTATCAGGTAAATGTATTAATCTGCTGGATTAGTCCTCTGAACCAGGCAGTATACGGAAAACATAACTTGGGTTATGATCCATTGCTCCCGAAAATCTCGCATTCCTATATGTTTTTTCTGGGTATTTTAGTTCTTCTTGCAGTTTTTGCAATTAACCGGATGAAAAAATATACCTTTGAATTTCTTGGAGAAAAGACATGATCGGAAGGGGGAAAACCTATGTGGGGTGAAACAAAACGTATGTTTTTTAATAAGAATTTTCTGGCAGCATGGCTGATAGCCTGCATTTCCATAGCCATTGGACAGACTTATCCCAGCTTAAAAAAAGCACTGACATGTGGTACTTTTATCAGTATACTGGAAGGTTCCTTAAAAAGTCAGGCAGTATCTTTTGCCATTCCGGTAGCAGCCGTATTGCCATGGAGTGATTCCATTCTGCAAGAATATAAAAGTGGATTTTTAAAGGAGATACTTCCCAGAACGACTCGCAGACAGTATATCGAAGGTAAAGTTTTTTCCATTATGGTATCTGGTTTTATGGTCTGGACGTTATCTATACTAACGGTACTTTTTATCAATTTTATTGTGTTCTATCCGCTGGAGATAAAGGGTGCTATTCAGAAAGAAGCACTTCTGGACTTACTCATGAAGGCATTTCGGACAGGACTTATCGGAAGTATCATAAGTACTTTCGGTGGAAGCTGCGGGATTTTATGGGATTCTGCTTACATGGCATATGGAATCCCTTTTGTAAGCTTTTATTTCGGAATTATCCTTCATGACCGCTATTTTAAGAATCAGATATGGTTTTATCCAGTAGAATGGATACTGGCTGATGAAAATTGGGGACCGGACAAAATAGGAGTTTGGCTATTTCTACTGTTGTTTTTATTCGTAATGCTGGGAATTCTGGGAGGTGTTTTATATGGAAGATTGGAAGAAATCTGAAGGGACATTTAATCTGGCCTGTGATCTGGAAAGAGCAAGTGGAATGATGCAGAACACCTGCGTAAAAATAGAACACGTGACCAAACGTTTCGGTGAAGACATCGTGT from Blautia sp. SC05B48 encodes:
- a CDS encoding ATP-binding response regulator, translated to MNIISNAVKYNKEKEILLSYYETQVDDRHILFEFHCKDTGVGMSKEFQNHIFEPFTQETGGARSVYGGTGLGMPITKKLIEKMGGTIKFESEKNVGTTFMVQLPFLISTDMKQVEGQEDDVSIEGMRILLAEDNELNMEIAEFLLTNAGAEIIRASNGKEAVEAFAKSGVGEVNVILMDIMMPVMDGLEATREIRTMNRSDASAVVIIAMTANAFTEDKTKALKSGMDDYLTKPLESEKLIRALSRYKHN
- a CDS encoding beta-N-acetylhexosaminidase yields the protein MNIVFSSDKKEYNTIKKGTEILLAENDGFNQNIELFVKFQDRPEILINKRKNQIHIICREISHYYRALNYAIYHMEEDEFQYQEHVCFERNGLMLDCSRNAVFTVEKVKFLIRTLAKLGMNVLMLYTEDTYEVEGQPYFGVYRGKYTKDEIKELDAYASMFGVELVPCIQTLAHLHNALKWPGMDKIRDSADILQPEKEETYQFIEKLLSSVKENFSTNRVHLGMDEAVMLGLGNYLKENGYKKGSLIIREHCNRVVDICRKLELKPMIWSDMYITANSTGGYYDLPENTDCSKWEKPKKDLGLVYWDYYHADTRTYEKMLDIHAQFSDNVIFAGGSWIWNGISPNYSKTYACTKAALSTCKKYNIKEVLCTAWMDNGAETPVDALLPGLVLFAHLDFHRDYDETILKQEFRNCTGGEFDDFMALDNFDSLFLNTKENKEAQNPSKYLLYQDPMLGIFDYHVKESGVNTKSYYQNIQKCMKECAKKTGKYQLLFSFYEKLAAVLADKADLGMCIKSAYDRSDRAALKDISQNVIPGIICNLTDMKSSREKIWMNDAKPFGYEILDIKIGGVITRLKSTGYRIDNYLNGNVLRLEELEEERLPYFTKGMDKRENLWNRIISGCDLNDTI
- a CDS encoding response regulator transcription factor produces the protein MKARILVIEDEMSINDLLCMNLEIAGYETVGYLDGNEAYEAIIQDHAFQCALVDIMLPGRDGYSLLPKLKQYEIPVIFLTAKGDIASKIKGLKDGAEDYIVKPFEMLEVMVRLEKVLERNGTVQEQIQIGDVIIDTSSRTVTKMGMEIYLKPMEYNCLMVFAKNPNKALTRNQILQELWNEEFCGETRTVDAHVGRIRKKLGWQDKIKTIPRIGYRLEVDL
- a CDS encoding sensor histidine kinase, which codes for MTYNGTVYEFDVKKLRELCESKANMVDHGSNSDGHGPMVSQINGRTLLLFYYGNVNMGYQIVTYKDITDVIEKSHLLFFQTGGFTLSLIVVMGIILYLSLRKITAPLTSLREATLLVSEGIYDFKVPSEGNTELAQVGATFNFMTGKIKEQIESLSNINRTQKQLIGSLAHELKTPMTAIIGYADTLLTVRLTPERQEKALIYIENECRRLSRLSMKMLELTGLYEASEDSFNPAEIQVDNFLKEVKELIDCRLQEKNISLDVFCEPKKLVKKFDQDLMISVVTNLIDNAVKASRKESKIVLEATPDHLMVQDFGKGIPKEDLEMVTEPFYMVDKSRSRAKGSVGLGLSLCQKIIELHDFQLKIESNPGKGTTVSVFW
- a CDS encoding DUF6034 family protein, giving the protein MRKNIKKFAGIVLCIGMFTGCAQTPDSSLVKPKGSKAVDAYTEADDVSGSKGEASESKNDDGSESKTTIRNLIDAPQNYKSHVEDDSAKLVVNTDASVEIPEVEKISAISVTAAEVTQELLDRITNAFFSEAKLYTMDSYYVKTKDEIKKTLDELKEDVATGNLDPYNYGTDDDGNYVYDIYEDIETWEQEYETAPEKKTLTEAKPVAGNFFDCIAQMPDDSQYYYITSYTGSDTLSVKIKKAANKGGEKIPEDAMWCDYGYSEEKEKPTEESIGLSLDEAKKLVKEKVEKMGITDLQFSNWNYAVCKSFEGDNSSGNFGNGYRIDYARTINGVPVTQTIADGGALEDMDSTMETWSYESLCFYVDKDGIESMTYSNPYTIGKIKTENLNLLSFSEVMKIYEKMMVVTNADNMQYENSRVYNIDRIVLGYARIYEPSTDAHTGILIPVWDFFGSMTSESEYNGETESNTSKDPNESFLTINAVDGSIIDRNLGY
- a CDS encoding ABC transporter permease, whose translation is MWGETKRMFFNKNFLAAWLIACISIAIGQTYPSLKKALTCGTFISILEGSLKSQAVSFAIPVAAVLPWSDSILQEYKSGFLKEILPRTTRRQYIEGKVFSIMVSGFMVWTLSILTVLFINFIVFYPLEIKGAIQKEALLDLLMKAFRTGLIGSIISTFGGSCGILWDSAYMAYGIPFVSFYFGIILHDRYFKNQIWFYPVEWILADENWGPDKIGVWLFLLLFLFVMLGILGGVLYGRLEEI